The following coding sequences lie in one Polluticoccus soli genomic window:
- a CDS encoding BamA/TamA family outer membrane protein: protein MKGIIFLSVLLFPIFGFAQSDTIQQRIFLVGDAGQLYNNTQPVIDWLKKNVDWNDTQNRVLYLGDNIYDMGLPMEGAPTYAAAKAVIDYQIGLVRGKKAKAYFIPGNHDWMNGKIGGDQAAINQVNYINGLGLPNVQAWPLDGCPGPVLNEVDDKVVIVFGDSQWFLHVHDKPGPGSSCAAKTIDEFTTELNEIVQTHPNQLLIFAVHHPFYTSGPHGGGYTWQDHIFPFRAISSSLYIPLPILGSAYPIARGYFGNLQDIYHPLYRNMINDIEATLKKHPNPVHVSGHEHALQLNIKDSIPYIVSGSGSKLNIIKPGKHNDFLHLNYGCSLLEVYKNGKVLVKFYDVDSKDLSTPLYTKQLKTIVPVTPPPALDTNYQTLPDSVTVAANAQLKGSGVKRALFGKNYREEWTEPITIPVFDITKESGGLRPVRQTAGQSRTLTLEEKKGKQWQLRSIERFPQNVIPSDLRVRIDLNRKDDAMSATYPFAAVIVSDLQHSAKIPSPRRKLVYIPDDPRLNRFRNDFKNTVGILEEREPQGVMKTISTEELILRMQRSNNNTVDQKKVLRARLMDNFVMDFNRNDAQFTWATYDTGRNQVYYPIPQNPSQAFFVNQGVIPYLSQKILAIPEIQGFSDRNWYPTAFNKQAYNFDHFFLNALTQEDWENEIDAFLNTMTDANIDAAVNKQPYAIAQHHADHISSVLRNRRKSFKDEMLKYYRYISHTSTITGSKQREIFTVTKNDDGSIHLLVQELDVKGSLAAKMYDRVFDPAVTNEVQLYGLEGNDSFVVTGGGSPIRVRMIGGPGEDKFLNTGNGGELLAYDVNFENNMIVGNPGIVSKIDADPRTNLYSRQQFKHSYALPGVNLAYNTDNGFILGGEIEFFKHKFRKDPYWTRHLIGAQYAFGTQSYRFKYEFDYTDIWYDKDLIARLDIRAPRYVTNFFGLGNNTEFDKNKPGEIEYYRTQYDIGDLFVGIRKNLQSWLNVDIGPSLQYYQVRENQNEGKYLTDTLTKPATPDLYQPKYFAGVEARMLVNSKNNQVMPTRGATMELNLRQLIGLNADHHTPFRADLDLAFFMSISQAQYFVLATRFGGGYILGNFDFPQALYLSGPANLRGFRRDRFAGRGMVYNNTEIRLRLHQFKTYLFPGSWGIMAFNDIGRVWIDDEASARWHDGFGGGFWVSPVHRFVFTGCVAHSKEENIMPIIGFGFQF, encoded by the coding sequence ATGAAAGGGATCATTTTCCTCTCCGTTCTGCTATTTCCTATTTTCGGTTTTGCACAGTCTGATACTATTCAACAACGAATATTCCTGGTTGGTGATGCAGGCCAACTATACAACAATACTCAACCGGTTATAGACTGGCTGAAGAAGAATGTAGACTGGAACGATACCCAAAACCGGGTCCTCTACCTTGGTGACAATATATATGATATGGGTTTGCCCATGGAAGGGGCACCTACCTACGCGGCAGCCAAGGCCGTTATTGATTACCAGATAGGTTTGGTAAGAGGTAAAAAAGCAAAGGCTTACTTTATTCCGGGCAACCACGACTGGATGAACGGTAAAATAGGTGGCGACCAGGCTGCTATCAACCAGGTGAACTATATAAATGGTCTTGGGCTGCCCAATGTGCAGGCATGGCCATTGGATGGTTGCCCAGGCCCTGTGCTGAACGAAGTAGACGATAAAGTCGTGATCGTATTTGGTGATAGCCAATGGTTTCTGCATGTGCACGATAAACCGGGACCTGGCTCATCGTGTGCTGCCAAAACAATAGACGAATTCACCACTGAGCTCAATGAGATTGTTCAAACCCACCCTAATCAACTACTTATCTTCGCTGTGCACCACCCGTTCTATACATCTGGACCACATGGTGGTGGCTACACCTGGCAAGACCATATATTTCCATTCAGGGCGATCTCCAGCAGTTTATATATTCCTTTACCGATCCTGGGTTCGGCCTATCCTATCGCCCGTGGTTACTTCGGCAACCTGCAGGATATCTACCACCCACTGTATCGTAACATGATCAACGATATTGAGGCGACTCTTAAGAAACACCCGAATCCTGTACACGTATCAGGACACGAGCACGCGCTGCAACTCAACATTAAAGACAGCATTCCTTATATAGTAAGCGGCTCAGGTTCTAAACTCAATATCATCAAGCCCGGCAAACACAATGATTTCCTGCACCTCAACTATGGCTGCAGTCTTCTGGAAGTATACAAGAATGGTAAGGTACTGGTGAAGTTTTATGATGTGGACAGTAAGGATCTTTCAACTCCACTATATACCAAGCAATTAAAAACGATAGTTCCGGTCACACCACCGCCGGCTTTGGATACAAACTACCAAACCCTGCCGGATTCTGTTACTGTAGCAGCTAACGCACAGTTGAAAGGCAGTGGCGTGAAACGTGCACTATTTGGCAAAAACTATCGCGAAGAGTGGACCGAGCCCATTACAATACCAGTGTTTGACATTACAAAAGAATCGGGCGGTCTGCGACCAGTAAGACAAACGGCTGGACAGTCACGAACACTTACACTCGAAGAAAAGAAAGGCAAACAATGGCAGCTACGTTCAATTGAACGCTTTCCACAAAATGTTATTCCTTCAGACCTGCGTGTGAGGATAGACCTTAATAGAAAGGACGATGCGATGTCGGCTACCTATCCTTTTGCAGCAGTCATTGTAAGCGATTTGCAGCACTCAGCCAAAATTCCATCCCCGCGCCGCAAGCTGGTGTATATACCTGACGATCCGCGCCTGAACCGTTTCAGAAATGACTTTAAGAATACGGTGGGCATATTGGAAGAGCGTGAACCGCAAGGCGTGATGAAAACCATCAGCACAGAAGAGCTGATACTACGCATGCAGCGCAGCAATAACAATACAGTAGACCAAAAGAAAGTATTGCGTGCACGCCTGATGGACAATTTTGTTATGGATTTCAATCGCAACGATGCGCAGTTTACCTGGGCTACCTACGATACAGGACGCAACCAGGTATATTATCCCATACCGCAAAACCCCAGCCAGGCATTTTTTGTCAACCAGGGTGTTATCCCCTACCTGTCGCAAAAAATACTAGCCATACCAGAGATACAGGGATTTAGCGATCGCAACTGGTATCCTACAGCCTTCAATAAACAAGCCTATAACTTCGATCACTTTTTCCTGAATGCATTAACGCAGGAAGACTGGGAAAATGAAATAGATGCGTTCCTGAATACTATGACCGATGCCAATATCGATGCTGCGGTCAACAAACAGCCTTATGCTATTGCACAGCACCACGCCGATCATATATCCAGCGTACTTCGTAACCGTCGCAAAAGCTTCAAGGACGAAATGCTGAAGTACTATAGATACATCTCGCACACCTCTACTATTACAGGCTCAAAGCAGCGAGAGATATTCACGGTCACTAAAAATGACGATGGCTCAATACATCTTCTTGTACAGGAACTGGATGTAAAAGGATCGCTGGCGGCAAAAATGTACGACCGCGTTTTTGACCCGGCCGTTACTAATGAAGTGCAATTATATGGACTGGAAGGTAATGACAGCTTTGTGGTTACGGGTGGCGGCTCACCTATCCGTGTCCGTATGATAGGTGGTCCCGGCGAAGATAAATTTCTGAATACCGGCAATGGTGGAGAACTCCTGGCCTACGACGTAAACTTTGAGAACAATATGATAGTCGGTAACCCGGGGATAGTATCGAAGATAGACGCCGATCCGCGAACCAATTTGTACAGCCGGCAGCAGTTCAAGCATAGCTATGCGCTGCCCGGAGTTAACCTCGCATACAATACCGATAATGGCTTTATTCTTGGTGGCGAGATCGAGTTCTTTAAACACAAGTTCCGCAAAGACCCATACTGGACCCGTCATTTGATCGGGGCACAGTATGCATTCGGTACACAGTCATATCGCTTCAAATACGAGTTTGACTACACCGATATTTGGTACGACAAAGACCTTATAGCACGCCTGGACATACGCGCTCCACGATATGTCACCAACTTCTTCGGCCTTGGCAACAACACTGAATTTGATAAGAATAAACCCGGCGAGATAGAATACTATCGCACCCAGTATGATATAGGTGATCTGTTTGTGGGCATCCGCAAAAACCTTCAGTCATGGCTCAACGTTGATATCGGACCCTCTTTGCAATACTACCAGGTAAGAGAAAACCAGAACGAAGGCAAATACCTGACTGATACACTAACCAAGCCCGCTACTCCAGATCTGTACCAGCCAAAATATTTTGCCGGTGTTGAAGCACGCATGCTGGTAAACTCAAAGAATAACCAGGTAATGCCTACACGTGGTGCTACAATGGAGTTGAACTTGCGGCAACTGATAGGTTTAAATGCCGATCACCATACACCGTTCCGGGCAGATCTCGATCTTGCATTCTTCATGAGCATAAGCCAGGCGCAGTATTTTGTGCTTGCTACCCGATTCGGTGGAGGATATATTTTGGGCAACTTTGATTTTCCACAGGCACTATATCTGAGCGGCCCTGCCAATCTCAGGGGATTTCGCAGGGATCGTTTTGCAGGACGGGGAATGGTGTACAACAACACAGAGATCAGACTTCGCCTTCACCAGTTCAAAACTTATTTGTTCCCGGGTTCGTGGGGCATCATGGCATTTAATGACATAGGTCGGGTATGGATCGACGATGAAGCTTCCGCACGCTGGCACGACGGGTTTGGCGGCGGCTTCTGGGTATCGCCTGTTCACCGCTTTGTATTCACAGGTTGTGTTGCTCACTCAAAAGAGGAGAACATCATGCCGATCATTGGATTTGGATTCCAGTTCTAG
- a CDS encoding gliding motility-associated C-terminal domain-containing protein: protein MRSRRILPVLVLVLLTTFKASATHIFGADFFYTHVSGNTYNVTLWLYGDCSGQNFPTLVNATPVVEVYNGLNPYTQLTLSPQAPVNGVEVTPVCPGQISNTSCNNPTNPVINGVKKFVYSELVTLNGQSVSWRFVFNGSLAATASAGRSNSITNIGSGTLMVLEATLNNIGAFNSSPTYTTIPTPFFPVNKAANYNSGTVDPGDSLVYALVPGLNNNGSAMVNVQYTFPYTATQPLSVASGTFSFNTTTGQLSFTPNISQKALVVYKVSEYRNGVLRGTSMREMTFVVLPNGNNPPGGNVSSVNGGSALNSTTVQVCQGAALGFNINPTDADGDNINIQWSGLPPGASFNVTGNNTASPQATFSWNTTGVPAGSYTFFVTYTDDGCPLANKQTIAYTVIVQPAPTFTYTLLAAATCTSKAAFMVTHTVLGAWKLKIYQGTTLIDSAVSVLPNINDSLMPGTYTFRVANSGGCAKDTVITIINPTTTKLNLSIDRPTCNKFNDGTLIITAYNSTGPYSYSLNGGPFSTTGVFTNISSGTYALFVKDGPGCIKDTSIILTDSLKVSATTTVTDVLCNGDPTGSIVSVAAGGHGNYKYSLNAAAPVSAGNFINLLAASYALHIEDVAGCFFDTAITVTQPPLLTTSTTPVNIDCYGNASGSINISSAGGVAPHSYSINSAPYTASGSFNSLVKGTYFLSVKDANGCIQKDTVTLTEPPALYVNSIGLINPRCTGDTNGVVMINISGGTPPFTYAANTRPYQIFHHLTGLPQGSYVVHIKDVMGCIKDSTVTLTDPPPVGLDFISSKALCWPLATGIIDLVGKGGTPPYMYAIDESGYTTYRTKYSSMVSGPHTLYVKDDNECILSVPMTLEDSVVIDGGISAKSVTCYGLGNGEISLSPSSGFPPYRSSLNDNELTRKLHYSQLNAGNYTVTIKDTVGCMLNKLVTITQPATLALDTFVTHSSCYSAGGTGSIKAEALGGTKPYKYTWSNGASDTTTRLTGLGKGNYYVRVVDSNGCRDSALIMVEYTDCCTPMMANAFTPNGDGKNDVFRVVSQGQMQLKAFAVFNRFGQRVFYTTDINEGWDGNFSGSPAEVGTYFYHVVASCGAGNEHAVSLKGDIILVR from the coding sequence ATGAGATCGCGCAGAATTTTGCCAGTGCTGGTCCTGGTGCTCTTAACAACGTTCAAGGCGTCAGCCACGCATATTTTTGGCGCCGATTTTTTTTACACGCATGTTAGCGGTAATACTTACAATGTTACCCTTTGGTTGTATGGCGATTGTAGCGGCCAAAATTTTCCAACCCTTGTGAACGCCACTCCGGTAGTGGAGGTTTACAATGGCCTGAATCCATACACCCAGTTGACACTTAGTCCGCAGGCTCCGGTTAACGGTGTCGAGGTGACGCCTGTTTGTCCGGGGCAAATAAGCAATACCAGCTGCAACAATCCTACTAACCCGGTTATAAATGGTGTAAAAAAGTTTGTGTATTCGGAACTTGTTACCCTAAATGGACAAAGCGTCAGTTGGCGGTTCGTTTTTAATGGCAGCCTAGCGGCCACCGCAAGCGCAGGGCGCAGCAATTCTATTACTAATATTGGTTCGGGCACGCTGATGGTGCTGGAAGCAACGCTAAACAATATCGGCGCCTTCAATTCGTCGCCTACTTATACTACCATACCTACGCCATTCTTCCCGGTAAACAAGGCTGCGAATTATAATTCAGGTACCGTTGATCCGGGCGATAGTCTTGTATATGCACTGGTCCCAGGATTGAACAATAATGGCAGTGCAATGGTGAACGTTCAGTATACATTCCCTTATACGGCTACACAGCCATTGTCAGTTGCTTCAGGTACGTTTTCTTTTAACACCACAACAGGCCAGCTGAGTTTTACACCCAATATTTCGCAGAAAGCCCTGGTGGTTTATAAGGTGTCTGAGTATCGTAATGGCGTGTTGAGGGGAACCAGCATGCGCGAGATGACCTTTGTAGTGCTGCCTAATGGTAATAACCCACCGGGTGGCAATGTCAGTTCTGTAAACGGAGGAAGTGCGCTCAACAGTACAACCGTGCAAGTCTGCCAGGGTGCAGCTTTAGGGTTTAATATTAATCCTACAGATGCAGATGGAGATAACATTAATATACAATGGTCGGGCCTTCCACCGGGTGCAAGCTTTAACGTTACCGGCAACAATACAGCAAGTCCGCAGGCTACTTTTTCATGGAATACCACGGGGGTACCCGCTGGTAGCTATACATTCTTTGTAACATACACCGACGATGGTTGTCCGCTGGCCAACAAGCAAACGATTGCGTATACTGTGATCGTGCAACCTGCGCCGACCTTTACCTACACTTTGCTGGCTGCAGCCACTTGCACGAGCAAAGCGGCTTTTATGGTAACGCACACCGTACTTGGTGCATGGAAGTTGAAAATTTACCAGGGTACAACTTTAATAGATAGCGCTGTAAGCGTGTTGCCAAATATCAACGACAGCTTGATGCCCGGTACATACACTTTCCGGGTGGCCAACAGTGGCGGGTGCGCTAAGGATACAGTCATTACAATTATTAATCCGACCACAACAAAGCTCAATCTTTCTATCGATCGGCCAACCTGTAATAAATTCAACGATGGTACGCTTATCATTACTGCTTATAATAGTACGGGGCCATACTCGTATTCATTGAACGGTGGCCCTTTTTCAACCACCGGAGTGTTTACAAATATTTCGTCGGGTACCTATGCACTATTCGTAAAGGATGGGCCAGGGTGTATCAAGGACACGTCGATCATATTGACAGACTCTCTAAAGGTGTCTGCAACCACTACTGTAACCGATGTGCTTTGTAATGGAGACCCAACCGGTAGTATTGTTTCCGTTGCAGCTGGTGGTCACGGCAACTATAAATACTCGCTTAATGCTGCGGCCCCCGTATCGGCGGGCAACTTTATCAATTTGTTGGCAGCCAGCTATGCGCTGCATATTGAAGACGTAGCTGGTTGTTTTTTTGATACTGCTATAACCGTGACCCAACCGCCGCTGCTCACCACATCAACGACCCCGGTAAATATAGATTGCTACGGAAATGCTTCGGGTTCTATTAACATCAGCTCTGCCGGTGGCGTGGCACCGCACAGTTACAGCATTAATAGTGCGCCTTATACGGCTTCGGGTAGTTTCAACAGTCTGGTAAAAGGAACTTATTTCCTTTCAGTAAAAGATGCCAACGGCTGCATTCAAAAAGATACTGTAACACTTACAGAGCCGCCTGCGTTGTATGTTAACTCTATTGGTCTTATTAATCCCCGCTGCACAGGAGATACTAATGGTGTGGTGATGATCAATATTTCAGGCGGTACACCACCTTTCACTTATGCAGCCAATACGAGGCCGTATCAAATATTCCATCACCTGACGGGGCTGCCTCAAGGTAGCTATGTCGTGCATATCAAAGACGTGATGGGATGCATCAAAGATTCAACAGTAACGTTGACAGATCCACCGCCTGTGGGTTTGGATTTCATCTCTTCAAAAGCTTTGTGCTGGCCGCTTGCAACAGGTATAATTGACCTGGTGGGTAAAGGTGGCACTCCGCCATACATGTATGCAATAGATGAATCAGGGTACACTACTTACAGGACAAAGTATAGTAGTATGGTATCAGGACCGCACACCCTGTACGTGAAAGATGATAATGAGTGCATACTGAGCGTGCCTATGACGCTGGAAGATTCTGTGGTGATAGATGGTGGCATTTCGGCGAAGTCTGTTACTTGTTACGGCTTGGGTAATGGTGAGATATCACTTAGTCCAAGCTCAGGTTTTCCGCCATATCGGTCATCGCTGAACGATAATGAGCTCACCAGGAAATTACATTATTCACAGTTGAATGCCGGAAACTACACCGTTACCATAAAAGATACTGTCGGGTGTATGTTGAATAAGCTTGTCACCATCACCCAGCCTGCAACACTGGCTCTGGATACTTTTGTAACGCACAGCAGTTGCTACAGCGCAGGTGGTACCGGCTCTATTAAAGCAGAAGCCCTAGGCGGAACGAAGCCATATAAATATACCTGGAGCAACGGGGCCAGCGACACCACCACCCGCTTAACAGGACTCGGCAAAGGCAACTATTATGTGCGCGTTGTTGACTCTAATGGTTGCCGTGATTCTGCACTCATTATGGTGGAATATACAGATTGCTGCACGCCAATGATGGCTAATGCCTTTACTCCAAATGGCGACGGCAAGAACGATGTTTTCCGCGTGGTGTCACAAGGACAAATGCAGCTGAAAGCATTTGCTGTGTTCAACCGTTTTGGACAGCGCGTGTTTTATACAACCGACATAAACGAAGGTTGGGACGGTAATTTCAGTGGCAGTCCTGCCGAAGTCGGTACATATTTCTATCACGTAGTAGCAAGCTGCGGCGCTGGAAATGAGCATGCTGTCAGCCTGAAGGGGGATATCATCCTTGTGCGCTAG
- a CDS encoding MFS transporter: MKNKNTAEGVAFSGYQKFAIFILAITQFTVILDFMVMSPLGDMLIKSLRLTPSQFGFAVSAYAFSAGCSGLLTAGFADKFDRKKLLLFFYIGFIVGTVFCGLANSFATLMAARIITGLFGGVIGSISMAIVTDIFSLQQRGRVMGFVQMGLGVSQVLGIPISLYFANAWGWQAPFMAIAALSLVVALLIMVRMQPVTEHLALQKEHNAVNHLVNTLTKKEYRMAFTATTLLSVGGFMMMPFGSAYAINNLQVTQQQLPLIFMISGIGTLFIMPAVGKLSDKMDKFKLFTIASLWMAVMVAIYTNIPVLPLPIIIALNILMTIGIMGRFIPAGALTTAIPEMKDRGAFMSVSSSLQQVSGGVAAAFAGMIVVQKDQFSPLQHYNTLGYIIVVIIAVCVFMMYRVNAMVQKRQEKTVEVENGSDVIVEPVILTERQ, translated from the coding sequence ATGAAAAATAAAAACACTGCTGAAGGTGTAGCTTTCAGCGGCTACCAGAAGTTTGCAATATTCATTCTGGCCATCACCCAATTTACTGTGATACTGGATTTTATGGTTATGTCGCCGCTGGGTGATATGTTGATCAAATCACTTCGACTCACGCCGTCGCAATTTGGTTTCGCTGTATCTGCCTACGCGTTTAGCGCGGGTTGCTCTGGCCTGTTGACCGCAGGCTTTGCGGATAAATTCGATAGGAAAAAACTACTGTTGTTCTTCTACATAGGCTTTATAGTAGGTACCGTGTTTTGTGGACTGGCTAACTCGTTTGCAACGTTGATGGCGGCACGGATTATCACTGGTTTATTTGGTGGGGTTATCGGTTCCATTTCCATGGCTATCGTCACCGACATTTTTAGCCTGCAACAACGGGGTAGGGTAATGGGTTTTGTGCAAATGGGTCTTGGCGTGAGCCAGGTATTAGGTATTCCAATTAGCCTGTATTTTGCCAATGCATGGGGATGGCAGGCACCATTTATGGCCATTGCGGCATTGTCACTGGTAGTCGCATTGCTGATCATGGTCAGGATGCAGCCTGTAACAGAACATCTGGCACTTCAAAAAGAGCACAACGCGGTTAACCACCTGGTAAACACACTGACCAAAAAGGAATACCGGATGGCGTTCACCGCCACAACGCTTCTGTCCGTAGGTGGATTTATGATGATGCCTTTTGGTAGTGCCTATGCTATTAATAACCTGCAGGTTACACAGCAGCAGCTGCCGCTGATATTTATGATCTCCGGTATCGGCACCTTGTTCATAATGCCCGCTGTTGGCAAGTTGAGCGACAAGATGGATAAGTTCAAGCTGTTTACTATTGCTTCGTTGTGGATGGCTGTAATGGTAGCGATCTATACTAATATTCCCGTGCTGCCTTTGCCCATCATTATCGCACTTAATATCCTGATGACCATCGGTATTATGGGGCGATTTATCCCTGCGGGTGCATTGACTACTGCCATACCGGAAATGAAAGACCGCGGAGCATTCATGAGCGTCAGCTCATCTTTACAACAGGTATCGGGAGGCGTTGCTGCTGCATTTGCGGGGATGATCGTTGTGCAAAAGGATCAGTTCAGTCCGCTGCAGCATTATAATACTTTGGGTTACATCATAGTGGTAATTATCGCCGTTTGCGTTTTTATGATGTACAGGGTAAATGCAATGGTGCAAAAAAGACAAGAAAAAACTGTCGAGGTTGAAAACGGATCGGACGTAATAGTTGAGCCTGTTATTTTAACCGAAAGGCAATAA
- a CDS encoding phosphatase PAP2 family protein — protein MLTNVNMGNDDRNHRQQTTTKSNKVGNRRNILIAIAVFLVSITAFGYLAHEVVQEKEDMFDSATFLLLAPYTNKFTLIIMRGFSFFGSHLFLLPAYALIVLTLCIKRHWRDAVIISAMAISSYALMLILKDYFHRSRPNLRLAQIVNNYSFPSGHAFSSFVFATMLIHLVWQSRWNNKEKYVLSALLVLFSAIIGISRIVLKVHYASDVIAGFCIGMAWIAFIVCLNALSPKPNNEKALPKTTTNDNK, from the coding sequence ATGTTAACAAATGTAAACATGGGCAATGATGACCGGAATCACCGACAACAAACGACAACAAAAAGCAACAAAGTGGGCAACCGGAGAAATATCCTGATCGCAATTGCTGTATTCCTTGTCTCGATAACTGCCTTTGGCTACCTGGCACATGAAGTAGTACAGGAAAAAGAAGACATGTTCGATTCGGCTACATTTCTTTTGCTGGCCCCTTACACCAATAAATTCACACTGATCATAATGCGGGGATTCTCTTTCTTTGGATCCCACTTATTCTTACTACCAGCTTACGCCCTGATCGTACTGACACTTTGTATTAAAAGACACTGGCGCGATGCCGTAATAATATCGGCAATGGCCATATCCAGCTATGCATTGATGCTGATACTCAAAGACTATTTTCACCGCAGCAGGCCTAATTTGCGATTGGCACAGATCGTCAACAACTATAGTTTTCCAAGCGGTCACGCTTTCTCATCATTCGTGTTTGCCACGATGCTGATCCACCTGGTCTGGCAAAGCCGGTGGAACAACAAGGAGAAATATGTGCTCAGCGCCCTGCTGGTGTTATTCTCCGCTATAATCGGCATTAGCAGGATCGTTCTTAAAGTGCACTATGCCAGCGACGTAATAGCGGGATTCTGCATAGGCATGGCTTGGATAGCTTTTATAGTGTGCCTGAACGCATTGTCGCCCAAACCCAATAACGAAAAGGCGTTACCCAAAACGACAACAAATGACAACAAATGA
- a CDS encoding 2,3,4,5-tetrahydropyridine-2,6-dicarboxylate N-succinyltransferase, producing the protein MQQQWQQMIEDAYKNRELLKDSTYQDAVRAVIEEVDKGRLRVAQPGANGWEVNQWVKQAILLYFGIQPMQTWTIEPFEFHDKMLLKKDYASLGVRAVPHAVARYGAYVAPNVILMPSYVNIGAFVDEGTMVDTWATVGSCAQIGKGVHLSGGVGIGGVLEPLQASPVVIEDGCFIGSRCIVVEGVIVEKEAVLGANVVLTQSTKIIDVSGTEPIEYKGRVPARSVVIPGSYTKKFPAGEYQVSCALIIGQRKASTDLKTSLNDALRDFNVSV; encoded by the coding sequence ATGCAACAGCAATGGCAACAAATGATAGAGGATGCCTACAAGAACAGGGAATTGTTGAAAGACAGCACTTACCAGGACGCGGTTAGAGCCGTGATCGAGGAAGTAGATAAAGGCAGGCTTCGTGTTGCACAACCCGGCGCTAATGGCTGGGAAGTTAACCAGTGGGTAAAACAGGCAATACTTTTATACTTCGGCATACAGCCTATGCAAACATGGACCATCGAACCATTCGAGTTTCATGATAAAATGCTGTTGAAGAAGGATTATGCATCATTGGGCGTAAGGGCAGTTCCCCATGCCGTAGCTCGTTACGGCGCTTACGTAGCACCTAACGTGATCCTAATGCCGTCTTATGTAAACATCGGCGCTTTTGTTGACGAAGGCACCATGGTAGATACCTGGGCTACAGTAGGCTCTTGCGCGCAAATAGGTAAAGGCGTGCACCTGAGTGGTGGTGTAGGTATCGGTGGCGTGCTGGAACCTCTGCAGGCGTCTCCTGTAGTGATCGAAGACGGTTGCTTTATAGGTTCTCGTTGCATTGTTGTAGAGGGCGTAATTGTAGAAAAAGAGGCGGTACTGGGCGCTAACGTAGTGTTGACACAATCTACCAAGATCATCGATGTAAGCGGTACCGAGCCGATAGAATACAAAGGACGCGTACCGGCACGCAGCGTGGTAATTCCAGGTAGCTATACCAAGAAATTCCCTGCCGGCGAGTACCAGGTGAGCTGTGCGCTCATCATTGGTCAGCGCAAGGCTTCAACCGACCTGAAGACGAGCCTCAACGACGCGCTGCGCGACTTTAACGTATCGGTATAA